The Microscilla marina ATCC 23134 genome includes a region encoding these proteins:
- the pheS gene encoding phenylalanine--tRNA ligase subunit alpha — MAPMDKVKEVLQEVEDYAIETREQLEEFKRVFIKGKIGELFGEMRNIPNEERKAFGAAINQLKDTAQTKFKEKLADIGRPKKKGGNSAPIDATLPTVPHTLGTVHPLTLTRNRIVEIFERIGFNVSEGPEVEDDWHNFTALNFPHNHPAREMQDTFFIEKQGKGEDKNDDIALRTHTSSVQIRVMENQKPPIRTLSPGRVFRNEAISARAHCVFHQVEGLYVDENVSFADLKQTLYHFAKEMFGKNTKIRFRPSYFPFTEPSAEVDISCFICDSKGCNVCKYSGWVEIMGCGMVDPNVLANCGIDPEKYTGFAFGMGIERIAMLKYQINDLRLFTENDIRFLRQFSKM, encoded by the coding sequence ATGGCACCTATGGATAAAGTCAAAGAGGTTTTGCAAGAGGTAGAAGATTATGCCATTGAAACCCGTGAACAACTGGAAGAATTCAAGAGAGTTTTTATCAAAGGGAAAATTGGGGAACTCTTTGGAGAAATGAGAAATATCCCCAATGAAGAACGCAAAGCATTTGGGGCAGCCATTAATCAACTCAAAGATACTGCTCAAACCAAGTTTAAAGAGAAACTAGCCGATATTGGACGCCCTAAAAAGAAAGGGGGAAATAGTGCGCCTATAGATGCTACCTTGCCCACAGTACCCCATACACTAGGCACGGTACATCCACTTACCCTTACCCGTAACCGTATTGTAGAAATATTTGAGCGCATAGGTTTCAATGTGTCTGAAGGACCAGAGGTAGAAGACGACTGGCACAACTTTACGGCGTTGAATTTTCCACACAACCATCCTGCCCGCGAAATGCAGGACACCTTCTTTATAGAGAAACAAGGCAAAGGTGAAGACAAAAACGACGACATTGCCTTGCGTACCCATACTTCGTCGGTACAAATACGGGTGATGGAAAATCAAAAGCCTCCCATTCGTACTTTGTCACCAGGACGGGTTTTTCGTAATGAAGCCATTTCAGCAAGAGCTCATTGTGTGTTTCATCAGGTAGAGGGATTGTATGTCGATGAAAATGTGAGTTTTGCCGATCTGAAGCAAACCTTGTATCATTTTGCCAAAGAAATGTTTGGTAAAAATACTAAAATTCGTTTCCGTCCCTCTTATTTTCCGTTTACTGAGCCTAGTGCTGAGGTAGACATCTCCTGCTTTATTTGCGATAGCAAAGGCTGTAATGTCTGTAAATACAGTGGCTGGGTAGAAATCATGGGGTGTGGTATGGTAGATCCTAACGTGCTTGCCAATTGTGGCATTGACCCAGAGAAGTATACGGGCTTTGCTTTTGGTATGGGTATAGAGCGCATTGCAATGCTTAAGTATCAAATCAACGATTTACGTTTGTTTACCGAAAATGACATCCGTTTTTTACGTCAGTTTTCTAAGATGTAA
- a CDS encoding cytochrome-c peroxidase, with the protein MKLLFRFTLALTIGGWLVGCAAKDPSNTVHKTDYFAKVQQVYTQDISQCIDWLDSLEQANSRKALEKYYLKARQYFKYAEPVLAFMEIENYKFLNQPNILKVVEEDATDIKVKKPAGFQVLEEQIFTDSLDKAAIKKNAALTRNRLKLIRKNTRFTSHKPYHFLWLLRDAIARVALTGVTGFDSPVLEQSLSESAWIYERLQDYLQIFQPEFKDSTLFKQWRQAIDQSVAALKGDFNQFDRYAFIQQHTHPQLKLWVKTVDVWQVQFPFTLALNHEATSLFSDKTFNLAYFSDPKLGVHSADKVALGKRLFNDVNLSADKTMSCASCHQAKKGFSDGLVTPTGQTRNSPTLLYAALQQKFFYDGRAGSLEGQIVSVVKNTKEFHTDLASIKAFINRTVDYKTTFEKLYKRGVNDLNIRHAIASYIRSLAPFNSKFDRNLNQQEQTLTEKEVKGFNLFMGKAKCATCHFPPTFNGTIPPNFRETELEMLAVPQKPDTANATIDPDLGRYHLFKVNERKFFFKTPTVRNVAQTAPYMHNGAYPTLESVVDFYNRGGGAGIGINQPLQTLPPDRLNLTEAEQAALVVFMKSLSDEKSKKQVHK; encoded by the coding sequence ATGAAACTGCTTTTCAGGTTCACCCTTGCCCTTACCATAGGAGGTTGGCTGGTTGGCTGTGCTGCCAAAGATCCATCCAACACTGTTCACAAAACCGATTACTTTGCAAAGGTTCAACAAGTATACACTCAAGACATTAGTCAATGCATTGACTGGCTTGATAGCCTGGAGCAAGCCAATTCCAGAAAAGCCCTGGAAAAATATTACCTAAAAGCCCGTCAATATTTTAAATACGCTGAGCCTGTGCTGGCTTTTATGGAAATAGAAAATTATAAGTTTTTGAACCAGCCCAATATACTCAAGGTAGTAGAAGAAGATGCCACCGATATAAAGGTGAAAAAACCGGCAGGTTTCCAGGTATTAGAAGAGCAAATATTTACTGATAGCCTGGATAAAGCAGCCATCAAAAAAAATGCAGCGCTTACCCGCAACCGTCTCAAACTTATCAGAAAAAACACCCGTTTTACTTCTCATAAGCCCTATCATTTTTTATGGCTCTTGCGTGATGCCATCGCCAGAGTAGCGCTCACTGGTGTTACTGGGTTTGACTCACCTGTACTAGAGCAATCGCTCAGCGAAAGTGCCTGGATATACGAACGCCTTCAGGACTATTTACAAATATTCCAACCTGAGTTTAAAGACAGTACTTTATTCAAACAATGGAGGCAGGCCATTGACCAAAGTGTAGCTGCCCTCAAAGGAGACTTTAATCAGTTTGACCGTTATGCTTTTATTCAACAACACACCCATCCTCAACTTAAGCTGTGGGTAAAAACTGTAGACGTCTGGCAAGTGCAGTTTCCTTTTACGCTGGCGCTTAATCATGAGGCTACCTCTTTGTTTTCAGACAAAACTTTTAACCTTGCCTATTTCTCTGATCCCAAACTAGGGGTACATTCTGCCGACAAGGTAGCCTTGGGCAAACGCTTGTTCAACGATGTAAACCTGTCGGCAGACAAGACCATGAGCTGCGCCAGTTGTCACCAGGCAAAAAAAGGTTTTAGTGATGGCTTGGTGACGCCCACAGGACAAACCCGCAATAGTCCTACATTATTGTATGCTGCTTTGCAACAGAAGTTTTTTTATGATGGGCGGGCAGGTAGCTTAGAAGGGCAAATAGTTTCGGTAGTAAAAAACACCAAAGAGTTTCATACCGATCTGGCAAGTATAAAAGCATTCATTAACCGCACTGTAGACTATAAAACAACGTTTGAAAAACTGTATAAGCGTGGTGTAAACGACCTTAACATTCGTCATGCCATTGCCAGTTATATAAGAAGTCTGGCACCGTTTAACTCTAAGTTTGACCGTAACCTGAACCAACAAGAGCAAACCTTGACTGAGAAAGAAGTCAAGGGTTTTAATTTGTTTATGGGTAAAGCGAAGTGTGCTACCTGTCATTTTCCTCCCACTTTTAATGGCACCATACCACCTAATTTTCGTGAAACCGAGTTGGAAATGCTGGCTGTGCCCCAAAAGCCTGATACTGCCAATGCCACTATAGACCCCGACTTGGGCAGGTATCACTTATTTAAGGTAAACGAACGTAAGTTTTTCTTTAAGACGCCTACCGTGCGCAATGTAGCACAAACAGCACCTTATATGCACAATGGAGCATATCCCACACTAGAGTCGGTGGTAGATTTTTATAACCGAGGGGGAGGGGCTGGCATCGGTATTAACCAACCCTTACAAACATTACCACCTGATAGGCTAAACCTTACAGAAGCAGAACAAGCTGCATTGGTGGTGTTTATGAAGAGCTTGAGTGATGAGAAGAGTAAAAAACAGGTACATAAGTAG
- the yidD gene encoding membrane protein insertion efficiency factor YidD, whose product MKIARLLICLLCGVTFVHLPLQAQNKATDLDLLVNTPPRYDLRAWKEFYKKPQKKRITFVQAINPFYWVFSGLLTGYQQVISPQMSATCIYEVSCSRFSRIAIKKYGIIKGIALTADRLSRCTKSTHKNTPGVFFTTKGKIKDLMLIDEHPHKH is encoded by the coding sequence ATGAAAATCGCCCGCCTTTTAATCTGTCTATTGTGTGGTGTTACTTTTGTTCATCTCCCATTACAGGCACAGAACAAAGCAACAGACCTTGATTTGCTTGTCAATACCCCACCTCGTTATGATTTACGGGCTTGGAAAGAGTTCTACAAAAAACCTCAAAAAAAACGAATTACTTTTGTGCAGGCAATTAACCCTTTTTATTGGGTGTTTTCAGGTTTGCTTACAGGCTATCAACAGGTAATTTCTCCGCAAATGTCTGCTACTTGTATATATGAGGTAAGCTGCTCAAGGTTTAGCCGAATTGCGATCAAAAAATACGGTATTATCAAAGGAATAGCCCTTACTGCCGATCGCTTGAGCCGTTGCACCAAAAGTACCCACAAAAATACACCTGGGGTGTTTTTTACGACCAAAGGCAAAATCAAAGATTTGATGTTGATAGACGAGCACCCACATAAGCACTAA
- a CDS encoding alkaline phosphatase PhoX, with product MKSIKLYLLVSVLAVSLLACKKDENNVDTSQIVLATHSKTPSFLKLSNEFSNVSIHSILSSEDQLTETPDFVYGSMADGAGLLKNTDGTYTLINNIEADYSVSRITLDATFKPIKGEYILNAAATASTAQCSGSMITPEEHGFGPLYLSGGEWGGSSKGVFVTDPYKDANTASTASMLPAFGQWSTENAVLIGKDAYADKTVAFIGDDHSDNDVPSGQLGMYVGARGDLTGGKLYGLKVTSAGINFEMDMKEGQAYDMEFVQLTETNIDLLDAEAKQKGVMGFSRLEDVDWRRGSAQNNREVYFAVTGRKKDGLKDKGTFYGRIYKVVLNENDPTQAGKITCVLDGDNLTGVAKAFHSPDNILVTENYAYIQEDPNGYPDTPEKTHYARLYQYNLNTGELKVVLECDQASAAKAGYGLSTKTWELTGMIDISDIVGKPETFLLMTQNHGWTNDKFTDPKANPDLTNRNEGSVMYVVNGLKR from the coding sequence ATGAAATCTATAAAACTATACTTGCTTGTTAGTGTATTGGCTGTAAGCCTGTTAGCTTGTAAGAAAGATGAAAATAACGTAGATACATCTCAAATAGTCTTGGCTACACACTCAAAAACTCCCTCATTTTTGAAGTTGAGTAATGAGTTTTCGAATGTAAGCATACACTCTATATTATCTTCAGAAGATCAACTTACTGAAACTCCTGATTTTGTGTATGGGTCTATGGCTGATGGTGCCGGGTTGTTGAAAAACACAGATGGTACCTATACCCTGATCAACAATATAGAGGCCGATTATTCTGTTTCACGTATCACCTTGGACGCTACTTTTAAACCTATCAAAGGGGAGTACATACTGAACGCAGCTGCTACGGCTTCTACTGCTCAATGTTCTGGTTCAATGATTACCCCCGAAGAGCACGGCTTTGGTCCTTTGTACTTGTCTGGTGGCGAGTGGGGTGGTTCTTCTAAAGGTGTATTTGTAACAGACCCTTACAAAGATGCCAATACTGCTTCAACTGCTTCAATGTTGCCTGCTTTTGGGCAATGGTCTACTGAAAACGCAGTATTGATAGGCAAAGATGCCTACGCTGATAAAACAGTGGCTTTTATCGGTGATGACCACTCTGACAATGATGTGCCATCTGGTCAGTTGGGCATGTATGTAGGTGCCCGTGGCGATTTGACCGGAGGTAAACTGTATGGTTTGAAGGTTACCTCAGCGGGAATCAACTTTGAAATGGATATGAAGGAAGGACAAGCTTACGATATGGAGTTTGTACAATTGACCGAGACTAACATAGACTTGTTGGATGCTGAGGCCAAGCAAAAAGGGGTAATGGGCTTTTCTCGTTTAGAAGACGTTGACTGGAGAAGAGGTTCGGCACAAAACAACCGTGAGGTTTATTTTGCTGTAACCGGAAGAAAAAAAGACGGCTTGAAAGACAAAGGTACTTTCTATGGAAGAATATACAAGGTAGTATTGAACGAAAATGACCCTACTCAAGCCGGAAAAATCACTTGTGTATTAGATGGTGACAACCTCACGGGTGTTGCCAAGGCTTTTCATAGCCCTGATAACATTTTGGTCACAGAAAACTATGCTTATATTCAGGAAGATCCAAACGGCTACCCTGATACCCCTGAAAAAACTCACTATGCTCGTTTGTATCAGTACAACCTAAACACAGGTGAGTTAAAAGTAGTATTAGAGTGTGATCAGGCAAGTGCTGCCAAGGCTGGTTATGGACTATCTACCAAAACCTGGGAGCTTACCGGAATGATTGATATTTCGGACATTGTAGGAAAGCCGGAAACTTTCTTGTTAATGACTCAAAACCACGGGTGGACTAACGACAAATTTACTGACCCTAAAGCCAATCCTGACTTAACTAACCGCAACGAAGGTAGCGTAATGTATGTTGTAAATGGATTGAAAAGATAA
- a CDS encoding TVP38/TMEM64 family protein has product MKIVKRIVFALWVGVLLFCLVYAIYHPQFFTAEGLQTFFQQFEQHILLVYLLLSIVRGLALFPSTPFVIAGSLLFPHQPLMVVVISMAGILFSAVLIYYFSQFMGFDAFFQRKFPHQILKVRKRLNHRYGFFYVLGWAFFPLVPTDIVCYVAGTIRMKILSFLAAIFLGELILVNLYVYGSSFLFSWLV; this is encoded by the coding sequence ATGAAAATTGTCAAACGTATTGTTTTTGCGCTTTGGGTGGGTGTACTATTGTTTTGTTTGGTTTATGCGATATATCACCCTCAGTTTTTTACAGCCGAAGGCTTACAAACTTTTTTTCAGCAATTTGAGCAGCATATCTTGCTGGTGTACCTGCTCCTGAGCATTGTACGAGGGTTGGCGCTTTTTCCTAGTACTCCCTTTGTCATTGCAGGTTCGTTGCTTTTTCCTCATCAACCACTCATGGTAGTGGTTATCTCTATGGCAGGCATTCTATTTTCGGCCGTACTCATTTATTATTTTTCGCAATTTATGGGTTTCGACGCTTTTTTTCAGCGCAAGTTCCCCCATCAAATACTAAAGGTAAGAAAACGCCTCAATCATCGCTATGGCTTTTTTTATGTGCTGGGTTGGGCATTTTTTCCGTTAGTTCCTACCGATATTGTGTGTTATGTGGCGGGCACTATCCGAATGAAAATTTTGAGTTTTTTAGCTGCTATTTTTTTGGGTGAACTTATATTGGTAAACTTGTATGTGTATGGCAGCAGCTTTTTGTTTTCGTGGTTGGTGTGA
- a CDS encoding outer membrane protein assembly factor BamD has product MKQFAMRFYLIWMCLCGWSFSNAQDSLTNHHTAKTVIHHYLKKANQLFAQKQYQQAQLTYERVVFLTKDKSIANEALLRKAYCHKRLKQFTLAQETVERAELLPAQDSVNYLLLYEVALNAYLAQQYKQSLKFINIIKNTIKDSIKVQRVMFLEILALNETYQWNKAKQLCVRYIKLHQSDQNIEALYGFVEKKPFKSIKKAKTISWIFPGAGQMYAGVFWRGVSSSVLTLGSLTFGVFSVLNGYYASGILTGLGMGRIFYTGGRRHAAYQTQKYNLKKIAKYHQKIKEFLLDNERKYKK; this is encoded by the coding sequence ATGAAACAATTCGCCATGAGGTTTTATTTAATTTGGATGTGCCTCTGCGGTTGGTCTTTCAGTAATGCCCAAGACAGCCTTACCAACCATCATACAGCAAAAACGGTGATACATCATTACCTAAAAAAAGCCAACCAACTATTTGCCCAAAAGCAATACCAACAAGCCCAACTCACCTATGAAAGGGTGGTATTTTTGACCAAAGATAAAAGCATTGCCAATGAGGCTTTACTACGCAAAGCTTATTGCCACAAAAGACTCAAACAGTTTACCTTGGCACAAGAAACCGTAGAACGCGCCGAGTTATTGCCTGCGCAAGATTCTGTTAACTATTTGTTGTTATATGAAGTTGCCCTCAATGCTTATTTGGCGCAGCAGTATAAGCAATCACTTAAATTTATTAACATCATCAAAAATACCATCAAAGACTCAATCAAGGTGCAAAGGGTGATGTTTTTGGAAATACTTGCCCTCAACGAAACTTACCAATGGAACAAAGCCAAACAATTATGTGTCAGGTACATCAAACTGCATCAGTCAGATCAAAACATTGAAGCACTGTATGGGTTTGTAGAAAAAAAGCCTTTTAAGAGTATAAAAAAAGCCAAAACAATTTCGTGGATATTCCCTGGAGCAGGGCAAATGTATGCAGGTGTTTTTTGGCGGGGGGTATCGTCCAGTGTGCTTACCTTGGGTTCGCTCACATTTGGAGTGTTTAGTGTACTGAATGGATACTATGCTTCAGGCATATTGACTGGACTAGGGATGGGGCGTATTTTTTATACTGGCGGTAGGCGACATGCCGCTTACCAGACACAAAAGTACAACCTGAAGAAGATTGCCAAGTACCATCAGAAAATCAAGGAGTTTTTGCTTGATAATGAGAGGAAATACAAAAAGTGA
- a CDS encoding DUF3575 domain-containing protein: MRKIAKVFTLLLVVVAFAAPSKSFAQDGKKNVFKVNLLSPIVGSYNFFYERALGSKTSLQLGAGFVSLTASGTGITGFSVTPEFRFYPSGNSPKGFYLAPFARYNSLSLTVTDNSGNEGKATLASMGGGLSVGYQWIFGDIVSLDLFAGPVFNASSNVTVETNGFTEDSFSTGSFSGGTGVRFGLTLGVAF, encoded by the coding sequence ATGAGAAAAATTGCCAAAGTATTTACCCTTTTACTAGTAGTAGTGGCATTTGCTGCTCCTTCCAAGTCATTTGCTCAAGATGGCAAGAAAAACGTATTTAAAGTAAACTTACTTAGCCCTATTGTGGGTAGTTACAATTTCTTTTATGAAAGAGCACTTGGCTCAAAAACAAGTTTACAATTAGGTGCTGGATTTGTAAGCCTTACCGCAAGTGGTACTGGTATTACAGGATTTAGTGTAACGCCTGAGTTTAGATTTTATCCTAGTGGTAATTCTCCTAAAGGTTTTTATTTAGCTCCTTTTGCACGTTACAATAGTTTATCATTAACAGTAACTGATAACAGTGGTAATGAAGGGAAAGCCACCCTTGCTAGTATGGGTGGTGGTTTAAGTGTTGGTTATCAGTGGATTTTTGGAGACATCGTTTCTTTAGATTTATTTGCTGGTCCTGTATTTAACGCTTCTAGTAACGTAACAGTAGAAACCAACGGGTTTACAGAAGACAGCTTTTCAACAGGTAGTTTTTCTGGTGGCACAGGCGTACGCTTTGGGCTTACCTTAGGAGTAGCCTTCTAA
- the gldJ gene encoding gliding motility lipoprotein GldJ has product MNNKMQLFKQFCLFAVCSTMLTSCFLFNREPKGLQNSKNVHRKNQKSMVTGVKYNVEAGEKGSEYSFKVSEYEGQPDAPNMVFIEGGRFTLGSSEEDIMFSHDNVERTASIQSFFMDQTEVANIHWLEYMAYYENPDNSSRLPPGFTDLKTYRDQVLLPDTTVWASELAYNDSYVANYLRYPGFRFFPVVGISWVQAQDFCRWRTMVVNENLALQAEKSGKIESVPDFANGEKLPLESGVVVPDFRLPTEAEWEYAAKALIGTQYNDENQSNGRIYPWDGHSVRNPYDTKKYPMGYMLANFKRGRGDYAGIAGKLNDGALITEYVFAYPPNDYGLYNMAGNVSEWVEDVYRPNSFRDVDDLNPVRRQRLDSTKLNPDTSKSVYSDDKKPYNPANSQGNTTLNSLVNDDVRVYKGASWKDVAYWCSPGTRRFLDKNGRTAAIGFRCAMIMAGERDGETRRKNK; this is encoded by the coding sequence ATGAATAATAAAATGCAGCTCTTTAAGCAATTTTGTCTGTTTGCAGTTTGCTCTACGATGCTGACCTCTTGTTTTTTGTTTAACCGGGAACCCAAAGGCTTACAAAACAGTAAGAACGTTCACCGGAAGAACCAAAAGAGTATGGTAACGGGAGTAAAGTATAACGTAGAAGCAGGTGAAAAAGGCTCTGAGTATAGCTTCAAAGTATCAGAGTACGAGGGACAACCCGATGCTCCTAATATGGTGTTTATTGAAGGAGGGCGCTTCACCCTTGGTTCTTCTGAAGAAGATATTATGTTTTCTCACGATAACGTAGAAAGAACCGCCAGTATTCAGTCTTTCTTTATGGACCAAACCGAAGTGGCCAATATCCACTGGTTAGAATATATGGCATATTATGAAAACCCAGACAACTCATCTCGTCTCCCTCCCGGTTTTACTGACCTAAAAACATACAGAGATCAGGTTTTGCTTCCTGATACTACTGTTTGGGCAAGTGAACTCGCCTATAACGACTCTTACGTAGCCAACTATCTACGTTATCCTGGTTTCCGTTTCTTTCCTGTAGTAGGTATTTCCTGGGTACAGGCACAAGACTTTTGTCGCTGGCGTACAATGGTTGTAAACGAGAACCTGGCACTACAGGCAGAAAAGTCTGGTAAAATCGAATCTGTACCTGACTTTGCCAATGGCGAAAAATTACCTTTGGAGTCTGGTGTAGTTGTACCTGATTTCCGTTTACCAACTGAAGCTGAGTGGGAATATGCTGCTAAAGCTTTAATTGGAACTCAATATAATGACGAAAACCAATCTAACGGACGTATTTATCCCTGGGATGGTCACTCTGTAAGAAACCCTTACGATACTAAGAAGTACCCAATGGGTTATATGCTTGCCAACTTTAAGCGTGGTCGTGGTGACTATGCTGGTATTGCTGGTAAACTAAATGATGGTGCTTTGATCACTGAATATGTATTTGCTTACCCTCCTAACGACTATGGTTTGTACAATATGGCAGGTAATGTAAGTGAATGGGTAGAGGATGTATATCGTCCAAACTCTTTCCGTGATGTAGATGATTTGAACCCTGTTCGTCGTCAACGACTTGATAGTACTAAGCTTAACCCTGATACCTCTAAGAGTGTATACAGCGATGATAAAAAGCCTTATAACCCTGCCAACTCACAAGGAAACACTACTTTGAACTCATTAGTAAATGATGATGTTCGTGTATACAAAGGTGCTTCTTGGAAAGATGTGGCTTACTGGTGTTCTCCTGGTACTCGTCGTTTCTTAGATAAAAATGGTCGTACTGCTGCTATCGGTTTCCGTTGCGCAATGATTATGGCTGGTGAAAGAGACGGAGAAACTCGTAGAAAAAATAAATAA